One window of the Flavobacteriaceae bacterium YJPT1-3 genome contains the following:
- a CDS encoding metal ABC transporter permease — MSNAQIEIQLIAALVAIACALPGTFLVLRKMAMISDAISHSILPGIVLGFFLTQDLNSPWLILLAALSGVLTVFIVEQIQKTGLVKEDTAIGLVFPAFFSVGVLLIAQHANDVHLDIDAVLLGELAFAPFDRLYWGDMDLGPKSLWVISTILLGTLVLLITFFKELKLSTFDKGLATSLGFSPVLIHYGLMSMSSVTVVGAFDAVGAVLVVALIIAPAAAAYLLTDSLKTMLVLSSIFGVVAAVAGYWVAYALDASIAGSITTVLGLLFFLVYLFAPKRGVISVIYKEKRQSIEVSLLTFLLHLQNHSQEEERHVNHLQEHINWQRVRSKSVLDLALKNNLIQIDNQVVFLTPKGQEFTDEALRYITTNKETAIEELKDRFFLFRG, encoded by the coding sequence ATGAGTAATGCGCAAATAGAAATACAGCTCATCGCCGCCTTGGTGGCCATCGCCTGCGCTCTACCGGGCACTTTTCTGGTGTTGCGGAAAATGGCCATGATTAGCGATGCGATTAGCCACTCCATATTGCCAGGCATCGTATTGGGCTTTTTTCTTACCCAAGATCTGAATTCGCCCTGGTTGATCTTACTTGCTGCTTTGAGCGGGGTGCTTACTGTATTTATCGTAGAGCAGATCCAAAAAACAGGTTTGGTTAAAGAAGATACGGCTATTGGCCTGGTCTTCCCTGCTTTTTTTAGCGTGGGAGTGCTTTTGATCGCGCAGCATGCCAATGATGTCCATCTGGATATCGATGCCGTGCTGCTTGGCGAACTTGCCTTCGCTCCATTTGATCGGTTGTACTGGGGCGATATGGATCTGGGTCCGAAATCGCTTTGGGTCATCTCTACCATTCTGTTGGGGACCCTTGTTCTGTTGATTACCTTCTTCAAAGAATTAAAGCTGAGTACGTTTGATAAGGGATTGGCCACTTCACTGGGCTTTTCTCCCGTCTTGATTCACTACGGCCTGATGAGCATGTCCAGCGTAACCGTAGTGGGTGCCTTTGATGCTGTGGGAGCCGTACTGGTGGTGGCGCTTATCATTGCTCCGGCAGCCGCCGCTTATCTATTGACCGATAGTCTGAAAACCATGCTCGTGCTCAGTTCGATCTTTGGTGTAGTTGCCGCCGTCGCCGGGTATTGGGTAGCCTATGCCTTGGATGCCTCCATAGCCGGTTCCATTACTACCGTTCTAGGACTGTTGTTCTTTCTGGTGTACTTATTTGCTCCCAAACGAGGCGTGATCTCGGTCATCTATAAAGAAAAACGACAGAGTATTGAAGTTTCCTTGCTTACCTTTTTACTGCATCTTCAAAATCATAGCCAGGAGGAGGAGCGTCATGTAAATCATTTGCAGGAACACATCAACTGGCAACGGGTGCGTTCTAAATCGGTTCTGGACCTGGCACTTAAGAATAACCTGATCCAAATCGATAATCAAGTCGTTTTCCTGACCCCAAAAGGACAGGAATTTACGGATGAGGCTCTGCGCTACATCACGACCAATAAAGAAACGGCTATTGAGGAATTGAAAGACCGTTTCTTCCTTTTTAGAGGCTGA
- a CDS encoding FeoA family protein, which translates to MITLDQLKRGEKAIIKSFEVEHLPLKLLEMGCLPGNEVELVQMAPFQDPIYLNINGSHLAIRRETALRIEIELLP; encoded by the coding sequence GTGATCACCCTGGATCAATTAAAACGCGGCGAAAAAGCGATTATCAAATCATTTGAAGTCGAGCACCTTCCCTTGAAATTGCTAGAAATGGGGTGTCTGCCGGGCAACGAAGTGGAGCTGGTGCAAATGGCCCCCTTCCAGGATCCCATCTACCTCAACATCAATGGTAGCCATCTGGCTATTCGCCGGGAAACGGCCCTGCGCATTGAAATTGAACTCCTCCCCTAA
- a CDS encoding metal ABC transporter permease, with protein MELQDFFTNYTLRTITLGTALLGGICGMLGSFAVLRKQSLLGDAISHAALPGIALAFLITGVKDSNLLLVGALVSGLIGTFWIKGIVKRTRLKSDTALGLVLSLFFGFGMLLLTFIQKLPNANQAGLDKYLFGQAATLVEKDVWVMAIVTGVSLIVLLLFWKELKLLLFDAEYTKTLGFNTRFLDILITAFIVLAIVLGLQTVGVVLMSAMLLAPAAAARQWTNKLSTMVGLAALFGAFAGVFGTAISASSNNLSTGPVIVLVAAAFVLLSFVFSPGRGLLFREIRFQRNRNTLKEKKTLAFMHQIAQTHEDISHPHAIRILNNFQGFTRRTLKKLEEQGLIQIEGQMWSMTPQGYEEAETMYSPNTPEHE; from the coding sequence ATGGAACTCCAGGACTTTTTTACCAACTACACCTTGCGTACCATTACCTTGGGAACGGCGTTGCTGGGGGGTATTTGCGGGATGCTGGGAAGTTTTGCGGTTTTGCGGAAGCAAAGTTTATTGGGTGACGCCATTTCTCATGCGGCTCTGCCAGGTATCGCTCTGGCCTTTTTGATTACCGGGGTCAAAGACAGCAATCTTTTGCTGGTCGGAGCACTGGTGAGTGGACTGATCGGAACGTTCTGGATCAAGGGCATCGTGAAGCGTACCCGTTTGAAAAGTGATACTGCCCTTGGATTGGTACTCTCCCTCTTCTTTGGATTTGGCATGTTACTGCTTACCTTCATCCAGAAGTTGCCCAATGCCAATCAAGCTGGATTGGACAAGTATTTATTTGGTCAGGCGGCCACACTGGTGGAAAAAGATGTTTGGGTGATGGCTATAGTAACCGGGGTCAGTTTGATCGTACTTCTGCTGTTTTGGAAAGAACTCAAACTGCTCTTGTTTGATGCAGAGTATACCAAAACCCTGGGTTTCAATACCCGATTTTTAGATATACTGATCACGGCATTCATTGTACTGGCTATTGTGCTGGGCTTGCAAACCGTGGGCGTGGTCTTGATGAGTGCTATGCTGTTGGCGCCGGCTGCGGCTGCCCGTCAATGGACCAATAAACTGAGTACCATGGTTGGACTGGCTGCCCTTTTTGGTGCCTTTGCCGGGGTATTTGGAACGGCCATCAGTGCCAGTAGTAATAATCTATCCACCGGGCCCGTGATCGTTCTGGTGGCGGCGGCATTTGTTTTACTGTCCTTTGTCTTTTCTCCGGGTCGCGGCCTTCTATTTCGGGAAATTCGCTTTCAACGCAATCGGAATACGCTGAAGGAAAAGAAAACCCTGGCTTTTATGCATCAGATCGCTCAGACCCATGAGGATATTTCGCATCCTCACGCGATTCGGATCTTGAATAATTTTCAGGGCTTTACCCGAAGAACATTAAAAAAATTGGAAGAGCAGGGTTTGATTCAGATTGAAGGTCAAATGTGGTCAATGACTCCCCAGGGTTACGAAGAAGCTGAAACCATGTACAGTCCAAATACGCCGGAACATGAGTAA
- a CDS encoding carbohydrate binding domain-containing protein, translating into MKKLNTRSILLLLTTFMFIPLSCEDDEVLIPQVTAGFTYTVNEDTGTVSFINISEQADDYTWDFGDGTSSTEINPIKTYTSGTYTVTLRATNLAGGANTFEDELTIVVNEPISLPITFDSEAVNYEVTTFQGAAFMIVENPDLSGTNAEASNVGEITNSGAAFEGFFINLEEGVDLSAGGSISINFWSEVPTTVLLKLEEGSAADTEVSVAHSGTGWESLVFDFSSTASYNRLTFFVDGPGTTAGTFYIDNIAQMMTEVSSGCDDEFIAATALPLDFEGCETFLSSNNFGSGITSGVAENPAKGSLNESDFVLEVEKVAGADFFAGVQNTFANNFDLSTTNTFKIKVYSTKANVPMRFELALDPQTDPVTGNPAPVFRTVETANEWVELSFSFENLPGGPTAYNQLVIKPDNNQTDGPITETGTYYFDDLRLEEAGTGGGGGSFDSGLLTNGDFEDGPNPWTIGVGTDPVPLATEDGNSFYSVNVEVAGNAFDVNMSQKLEIIEGSTYTLTFDAWSDRSRSIVAGIGLSGGSFANTTETVNIDTNRQTYTLTLTANGFGAPDARVLFDSGAEVGLVNIDNVSLFLDETTDTEAPVITLNGAATIEVMQGDTFTDPGATATDNVDGDLTSEIQVGGDTVDTTIPGTYAITYNVSDAAGNAADEVTRTVIVIDNGGGMFDSGLLTNGDFENGAAPWTIGVGTDPVPLATMDGNTYYSVDVQTAGNAFDVNMSQKLEIIEGSTYTLTFDAWSDRMRSIVAGIGLSGGSFANTTETVNIDTNRQTYSVTLTATGFGAPDARVLFDSGAEVGLVNIDNVSLFLESSGGGGSGGCTDTLVEAQTLPLGFEGCETFLAANNFGSGLTSELVENPFKTGINTSDYVLRVDKPAGSDFFAGIQNTFDPNFDLTTTNTFKVKIYSTKANVVFRFELLVLPNDGSLGNPAPQFVTIPTANEWVEVEFTFTNLPESPTTYNHLVIKPDNDQTDSPISSDGTYYIDDIRLE; encoded by the coding sequence ATGAAAAAATTGAATACACGATCCATTCTTCTCCTGCTCACCACCTTCATGTTTATCCCTTTAAGTTGTGAAGATGATGAGGTACTCATTCCTCAGGTCACCGCAGGATTTACCTATACTGTGAACGAGGATACGGGTACGGTGAGCTTCATAAATATTTCTGAACAGGCCGACGATTACACTTGGGATTTCGGTGACGGAACAAGCTCAACGGAGATCAATCCGATCAAAACCTATACTTCAGGAACCTATACGGTAACTCTAAGAGCAACCAATCTGGCCGGTGGGGCCAACACCTTTGAAGATGAATTAACCATCGTAGTCAATGAACCCATTAGCCTACCCATCACTTTCGATAGCGAAGCGGTGAATTATGAGGTGACCACCTTCCAGGGAGCCGCATTTATGATCGTAGAAAATCCGGACCTTTCGGGTACCAATGCAGAAGCTTCCAATGTGGGAGAGATCACGAATAGTGGCGCTGCCTTTGAAGGATTCTTTATTAATCTGGAAGAAGGCGTCGACCTTTCAGCAGGAGGCTCTATCTCCATCAATTTCTGGTCTGAAGTCCCCACCACGGTCTTGCTCAAACTAGAAGAAGGATCAGCCGCTGACACCGAAGTAAGCGTTGCACATTCCGGAACTGGATGGGAGTCTCTGGTCTTTGATTTTAGCAGTACAGCCTCCTACAATCGATTGACCTTCTTTGTGGACGGACCGGGTACCACAGCGGGTACGTTCTACATTGATAATATCGCACAAATGATGACCGAAGTTTCAAGTGGCTGTGATGATGAATTCATCGCCGCTACCGCTTTACCTCTCGATTTTGAGGGCTGTGAAACCTTCCTGTCTTCCAACAATTTTGGTTCAGGAATCACTTCTGGAGTTGCGGAAAATCCGGCAAAAGGTTCGCTTAATGAATCTGACTTCGTTCTGGAGGTCGAAAAAGTAGCTGGCGCTGATTTCTTCGCCGGAGTGCAGAATACCTTCGCCAACAATTTCGACCTGAGCACAACCAATACGTTCAAGATCAAGGTATATTCAACCAAGGCCAACGTACCCATGCGTTTCGAGCTGGCTTTAGATCCGCAAACGGATCCGGTCACAGGAAATCCAGCTCCGGTATTTAGAACGGTAGAAACAGCGAATGAGTGGGTGGAGCTAAGCTTTAGCTTTGAAAATCTTCCGGGTGGCCCTACTGCCTACAATCAGCTGGTCATCAAGCCCGATAATAATCAAACAGACGGTCCAATTACGGAGACAGGAACCTACTATTTTGATGATCTCCGACTGGAAGAAGCAGGCACCGGAGGCGGAGGAGGCTCATTTGATAGCGGCCTTCTTACCAATGGCGATTTTGAAGATGGACCGAACCCATGGACTATTGGTGTAGGCACTGACCCCGTTCCCTTGGCTACCGAGGATGGCAATAGCTTCTATTCGGTAAATGTGGAAGTCGCCGGGAATGCCTTTGATGTGAATATGAGTCAAAAGCTGGAAATCATTGAAGGCTCGACCTATACCCTCACTTTCGATGCCTGGTCAGATCGCTCCCGATCCATCGTAGCCGGAATCGGCCTGAGTGGTGGAAGCTTTGCGAATACCACAGAAACAGTGAATATAGACACCAACCGACAAACCTATACACTAACGCTTACGGCGAATGGATTTGGTGCACCGGATGCTAGGGTACTTTTTGATTCTGGAGCCGAAGTAGGTTTGGTGAATATTGACAATGTATCCCTATTCCTGGATGAAACCACCGATACCGAAGCTCCCGTCATCACTCTTAACGGAGCGGCGACGATCGAGGTGATGCAAGGCGATACGTTCACAGATCCCGGAGCGACCGCCACAGACAATGTGGATGGGGACCTGACTTCAGAAATACAGGTAGGGGGTGACACGGTAGATACCACTATCCCAGGCACCTATGCGATTACCTATAACGTCAGTGATGCGGCTGGAAATGCGGCCGATGAAGTGACCCGAACCGTGATCGTCATTGATAATGGAGGCGGGATGTTTGATAGCGGTCTTTTGACCAATGGTGACTTTGAGAACGGGGCCGCTCCATGGACCATTGGAGTAGGAACTGATCCGGTTCCTCTGGCAACCATGGATGGAAATACCTATTATTCGGTTGATGTCCAAACTGCCGGAAACGCCTTTGATGTCAATATGAGTCAAAAACTGGAAATCATCGAAGGCTCTACCTACACCCTAACTTTTGATGCCTGGTCAGATCGCATGCGATCCATCGTAGCCGGTATCGGCCTCAGTGGTGGTAGTTTTGCCAACACTACAGAAACCGTCAATATCGACACCAATAGACAGACCTATTCGGTCACCTTAACGGCTACTGGTTTTGGTGCACCGGATGCTCGTGTACTTTTCGATTCGGGTGCAGAAGTAGGCTTGGTCAATATTGATAATGTATCGCTCTTCCTGGAAAGTTCTGGCGGCGGCGGCAGCGGCGGTTGTACAGACACCTTAGTAGAAGCCCAAACCCTTCCCTTAGGTTTTGAAGGCTGTGAAACCTTCTTGGCAGCCAATAACTTTGGTTCCGGATTGACCTCTGAGTTGGTAGAGAATCCATTTAAAACAGGCATAAACACTTCTGATTACGTGCTGCGCGTCGATAAGCCCGCTGGCTCAGATTTCTTCGCGGGGATTCAGAATACGTTCGATCCTAATTTCGATTTAACGACCACGAATACTTTTAAAGTAAAAATCTACTCGACCAAGGCCAACGTAGTGTTTCGATTTGAACTTCTGGTGCTACCCAATGATGGAAGCTTAGGGAATCCAGCACCTCAATTTGTGACTATACCCACGGCTAATGAATGGGTAGAAGTCGAATTCACCTTTACCAACTTGCCGGAATCGCCAACCACCTATAATCATTTGGTGATCAAACCGGATAATGATCAAACGGATAGTCCAATTTCCTCTGATGGGACCTATTACATTGACGATATTCGATTGGAATAA
- the feoB gene encoding ferrous iron transport protein B — MARQINVSLIGNPNTGKTSVFNHLTGLNQKVGNYPGITVEKKEGVCKLPRGVKAHILDLPGTYSLNASSLDENVVIELLLNKNDKDYPDVAVVVSDVENLKRNLLLFTQIKDLKIPTILVINMADRMKRKGITLDIEQMEERLKTKIVLVSARKNEGIDELKHWISEYSKLPLEPCLNASSIAPDYFDRLRKAFPNQDLYKLWLVVTQDVNFGKLERKEMSALATFQTESVSNLKRLQQKETIQRYKFINDTLKETLTIDVNAARDLRSRLDRILTHKVWGYVIFFGILLLIFQAIYDWSSYPMDFIDSAFASLSEWTKSNLPPGKFTDLIAEGIIAGLGGIVIFIPQIAFLFLFIALLEESGYMSRVVFLMDRVMRRFGLSGKSVVPLVSGTACAIPAIMATRNIESWKERLITILVTPFTTCSARLPVYLIIIALIIPDKEVLGIFNMQGLTLMLLYMIGFGAAIGSAWILNKILKIKSRTFFVIEMPNYKLPMAKNVAFTVIEKTKSFVVDAGKIILAISIVLWVLASYGPNDQFENAETIMQGQMEEGAFAKAELDQKIASYKLEHSYIGYLGKGIEPVVRPLGYDWKIGIAIISSFAAREVFVGTLATIYSVGDDEEETIKNRMAGEINPVLGTPLFNFASGVSLLLFYAFAMQCMSTLAIVKRETNSWRWPLIQLVGMTIFAYLIALAAYQILKGTTL; from the coding sequence ATGGCCAGACAGATTAATGTATCACTCATCGGCAACCCGAATACGGGCAAGACTTCGGTCTTTAATCACCTGACCGGCCTCAATCAAAAAGTGGGTAACTACCCCGGTATCACTGTAGAGAAAAAAGAGGGAGTTTGCAAATTGCCACGAGGAGTCAAAGCGCACATACTCGATTTACCGGGCACCTATAGCCTAAATGCTTCTTCTCTGGATGAGAACGTGGTCATCGAGCTGCTGCTCAACAAAAATGATAAAGACTATCCGGATGTAGCCGTGGTCGTCTCTGATGTAGAGAACCTCAAACGCAATCTCCTCCTGTTCACCCAGATCAAAGATCTTAAGATCCCCACCATACTGGTCATCAATATGGCGGATCGCATGAAACGCAAGGGGATCACCCTGGACATTGAGCAGATGGAAGAGCGGCTCAAAACCAAGATCGTCTTGGTGAGTGCTCGCAAAAATGAAGGTATTGACGAACTCAAACACTGGATTTCGGAATACTCCAAACTACCCCTGGAGCCTTGTTTAAATGCGTCCAGCATAGCACCCGACTATTTCGACCGCCTCCGCAAAGCTTTCCCTAATCAAGATCTGTACAAACTTTGGCTGGTCGTTACTCAGGACGTCAACTTTGGAAAACTGGAACGGAAAGAAATGAGTGCTTTAGCCACCTTCCAGACCGAATCGGTCAGCAATCTCAAGCGTTTGCAGCAAAAAGAAACCATTCAGCGCTATAAATTCATCAATGATACCCTCAAGGAAACACTAACCATTGATGTCAATGCCGCTCGTGATCTGCGCAGCCGACTGGACCGTATTTTGACTCATAAAGTTTGGGGGTACGTGATCTTTTTTGGCATTTTACTGCTGATCTTTCAGGCCATTTACGATTGGAGCAGCTATCCCATGGATTTTATCGATAGCGCATTTGCGTCCTTGAGTGAATGGACCAAAAGCAACCTCCCTCCCGGTAAATTCACCGATCTGATTGCCGAAGGCATCATCGCCGGACTGGGCGGGATCGTCATTTTCATTCCGCAAATTGCCTTCCTGTTCCTGTTTATCGCCTTATTGGAAGAAAGCGGTTATATGAGTCGGGTCGTATTTCTCATGGACCGGGTTATGCGGCGTTTTGGCTTGAGCGGTAAAAGTGTTGTACCTCTTGTTTCCGGTACGGCCTGTGCCATTCCTGCGATCATGGCTACCCGTAACATTGAGAGCTGGAAGGAGCGCTTGATCACCATTTTAGTGACCCCCTTTACCACCTGCTCCGCGCGCTTACCGGTTTATCTGATCATCATTGCGCTGATCATCCCGGATAAAGAAGTGCTGGGCATCTTCAACATGCAGGGCCTTACTTTGATGTTGTTGTACATGATCGGTTTTGGAGCCGCCATTGGCTCGGCCTGGATTCTCAACAAAATCCTCAAGATCAAAAGTCGAACCTTCTTCGTCATTGAGATGCCCAACTACAAATTACCCATGGCTAAGAATGTAGCGTTTACGGTGATCGAAAAGACAAAATCCTTTGTGGTCGATGCAGGAAAAATTATCCTCGCCATCAGTATTGTCTTGTGGGTACTGGCCTCCTACGGTCCGAACGATCAATTTGAAAATGCAGAAACTATCATGCAGGGACAGATGGAAGAAGGCGCTTTCGCGAAAGCGGAATTAGACCAAAAAATCGCCTCTTACAAGCTCGAGCACAGCTATATTGGCTACCTCGGTAAAGGGATAGAGCCCGTGGTCAGACCTCTAGGGTACGACTGGAAAATTGGGATTGCCATCATCAGTTCTTTTGCCGCACGGGAAGTCTTTGTAGGAACGTTGGCCACCATTTACAGTGTAGGGGATGATGAAGAAGAAACCATCAAAAATCGTATGGCCGGAGAGATCAACCCGGTCCTGGGCACGCCCCTGTTCAATTTTGCCAGTGGCGTTTCATTGCTTTTGTTTTATGCCTTTGCCATGCAATGCATGAGTACGCTGGCCATTGTAAAACGAGAGACCAACAGTTGGCGTTGGCCCTTGATTCAGTTAGTAGGAATGACCATTTTTGCGTATCTTATAGCATTGGCGGCCTATCAGATCTTGAAAGGAACCACCCTATAA
- a CDS encoding metal ABC transporter ATP-binding protein encodes MKAKQLAIQVDDLTVAYDYKPVLWDIDLAVPEGVLMAIVGPNGAGKSTLIKSILGIIKPIAGTVKVFGKSYQSQVDKVAYVPQKGSVDWDFPTTALDVVMMGTYGSLGWIKRPGQKEKKAALEALEKVGMLEFRSRQISQLSGGQQQRIFLARALVQNASIYLMDEPFQGVDASTERAIINILKELRKAGKTLIVVHHDLQTVPEYFDWVTFLNVKGIATGPVKEIFNDDNLTLTYGINYKVSVQG; translated from the coding sequence ATGAAAGCGAAACAATTGGCCATACAGGTGGATGACCTCACGGTCGCCTATGATTATAAACCCGTGCTTTGGGACATCGATCTGGCGGTTCCGGAGGGTGTGTTGATGGCCATCGTGGGACCGAATGGAGCCGGTAAGTCAACGCTGATCAAATCCATCCTTGGGATCATAAAACCTATAGCCGGCACGGTAAAGGTGTTTGGAAAGAGTTACCAATCGCAGGTGGATAAGGTAGCCTATGTGCCGCAAAAGGGAAGTGTGGATTGGGATTTTCCCACTACAGCACTCGATGTGGTCATGATGGGAACCTATGGCAGTCTGGGTTGGATTAAACGACCCGGACAAAAGGAGAAGAAAGCGGCTTTGGAGGCCCTAGAAAAGGTAGGCATGCTCGAATTTCGCAGTCGGCAGATCAGTCAGTTGAGCGGGGGTCAGCAACAGCGTATCTTTCTGGCCCGGGCATTGGTGCAAAACGCTTCGATTTATTTGATGGATGAGCCTTTTCAAGGGGTGGATGCTTCCACGGAACGGGCCATCATCAATATCCTGAAAGAGCTAAGGAAAGCCGGAAAGACCTTGATCGTCGTACATCACGACTTACAGACCGTCCCAGAATATTTTGACTGGGTGACCTTCCTCAACGTAAAAGGAATTGCCACCGGACCCGTCAAGGAAATTTTCAATGACGATAATCTGACGCTCACCTATGGTATTAATTATAAGGTGAGTGTACAAGGTTAG
- a CDS encoding zinc ABC transporter substrate-binding protein, with the protein MKKGIWIVLVIGGLFAGCKQDQKEPSEELYVVTTTTMLTDLAKALGGKHIRVEGLMGSGVDPHLYKASEGDVRKLTQADVIFYNGLHLEGKLVEVFEKMGRSIQTVALAEKALDPDTLIGSDYFASNYDPHIWFDIDYWKQITQEMSRQLQQLAPEHKEAFAKAETAYLNQLEALKEEIQTTIASLPEEQRILVTAHDAFSYFGRAFGFEVVGLQGLSTATEAGVQDVQRLAQFIIDHQVKAIFVESSVPRRTIEALQAAVNAQDFDVQIGGTLFSDALGTTGTLEGTYIGMFKYNVNTMVDALR; encoded by the coding sequence ATGAAAAAAGGGATATGGATTGTATTGGTAATCGGCGGACTTTTCGCCGGATGTAAGCAGGATCAAAAAGAGCCCTCTGAGGAGTTGTACGTGGTCACGACTACGACCATGCTCACTGACCTGGCCAAAGCCTTGGGTGGGAAACACATCCGGGTGGAAGGCCTCATGGGCAGTGGGGTGGATCCTCACTTATACAAAGCGAGCGAAGGGGATGTACGTAAATTGACCCAGGCCGATGTGATCTTCTATAACGGTTTGCATCTGGAGGGCAAACTGGTTGAGGTGTTTGAAAAAATGGGTCGTTCCATTCAAACAGTGGCTTTGGCCGAGAAAGCTCTGGATCCCGATACCCTGATCGGATCCGATTACTTTGCTTCCAATTACGATCCGCACATCTGGTTTGATATTGATTATTGGAAACAGATCACTCAAGAAATGAGCAGACAACTGCAACAATTAGCGCCTGAGCACAAGGAAGCTTTCGCGAAAGCGGAAACAGCATATTTAAATCAGTTGGAAGCCCTAAAAGAAGAAATCCAGACCACCATTGCGAGCTTACCGGAAGAGCAGCGTATCCTGGTCACCGCACATGATGCCTTCAGTTACTTCGGAAGAGCCTTTGGATTTGAAGTGGTAGGCCTGCAAGGCTTGTCAACGGCTACGGAAGCAGGAGTGCAAGATGTTCAACGCCTTGCCCAATTCATCATTGATCATCAGGTCAAAGCCATTTTTGTGGAATCAAGCGTACCTCGTCGCACGATTGAGGCTCTGCAGGCAGCGGTGAATGCTCAGGATTTTGATGTACAGATTGGTGGAACCTTGTTTTCGGATGCTTTGGGAACTACCGGAACGCTAGAGGGCACCTATATTGGAATGTTTAAATACAACGTCAACACCATGGTTGACGCCTTACGATGA
- a CDS encoding SCO family protein produces MLQFFSKYKPLLWTMLPLSAVILFIFYTLLKPVERLPVYQPTMVDRTLVDSTVQFVKKYHKIAPFTLINQNGDTITEAHYADKIYVADFFFTTCQSICPVMTDHMLDIQKELAADTLVKLLSHTVIPETDSVPQLKKYALDKGIDESKWDLVTGPKKEIYALARKSYLAAKSEGDGGPYDMIHTENFMLIDKEKRIRGFYDGTDAEAIATLLKDIAILKKEYQPEPSWWERWFG; encoded by the coding sequence GTGTTACAGTTCTTCTCCAAATACAAACCATTACTCTGGACCATGCTGCCCTTATCGGCAGTCATTCTGTTTATTTTTTACACCCTCTTAAAACCCGTAGAGCGATTGCCTGTGTATCAGCCCACCATGGTTGATAGAACCCTCGTGGACAGTACGGTTCAGTTTGTCAAGAAGTACCATAAGATCGCTCCTTTCACCTTGATAAATCAGAACGGAGATACCATTACAGAAGCTCACTATGCCGATAAGATCTATGTGGCTGATTTCTTCTTTACCACCTGCCAGTCCATTTGTCCCGTCATGACTGACCATATGTTGGATATCCAAAAGGAATTGGCAGCGGATACCTTGGTCAAATTGCTTTCTCACACGGTTATTCCTGAAACAGACAGTGTTCCTCAACTTAAAAAATACGCTTTAGACAAGGGCATAGACGAGTCCAAATGGGATCTAGTGACCGGTCCAAAAAAAGAGATTTATGCGCTTGCGCGAAAGAGCTATCTGGCGGCTAAAAGTGAGGGCGATGGCGGACCCTATGACATGATCCATACCGAGAATTTTATGCTCATCGATAAAGAAAAACGAATTCGGGGCTTCTATGACGGTACAGATGCCGAGGCTATTGCCACTTTACTGAAAGACATCGCCATCCTGAAAAAGGAGTATCAACCCGAACCCTCCTGGTGGGAGCGCTGGTTTGGGTAA
- a CDS encoding four helix bundle protein: MKEEAFKFEELKVYQKSLKFIDEVYSISEQFPENENYGLRSQFRRAACSIALNIAEGAGDTDAQFHRFLQIATNSVQECLVCSTIANRRGYLDDENNQSLREKLIELSKMIHTLKKYLKK; encoded by the coding sequence ATGAAGGAAGAAGCTTTCAAGTTTGAAGAACTCAAGGTTTATCAAAAAAGCTTGAAGTTTATTGACGAGGTATATAGTATTTCTGAGCAATTTCCAGAAAACGAAAATTATGGTCTTAGGTCTCAATTCCGCCGTGCGGCCTGTTCTATTGCTTTGAATATAGCTGAAGGTGCTGGAGATACCGACGCCCAATTTCATAGATTTTTGCAGATCGCTACAAACTCGGTACAGGAATGCTTAGTCTGTTCCACAATTGCTAATAGGAGAGGCTACTTAGACGATGAGAATAATCAAAGTCTACGAGAAAAGCTTATAGAATTATCAAAAATGATCCACACTTTAAAGAAGTATTTGAAGAAGTAA